Proteins from a single region of Amyelois transitella isolate CPQ chromosome 31, ilAmyTran1.1, whole genome shotgun sequence:
- the LOC106137507 gene encoding zinc finger protein 878 isoform X22 has product MAAKSEWRPGPTVCRCCLTEGCYKDISTEYFWMGKREVYAEMLKDTLEVTIAYSKAGGPNSNSRLICESCISRLRDATEFKRQVVECERMFMQHLDPGSSSAAIEAETEPVGKIKVEGVKLEKSNSDDDFDNRHAFGDDDDDDDDDLDNQPLTKLASKMPTKESVDLLDLLDNSKTAEKRKSSTKVKPPPPKKAKSKVEQVKVKPSGSKLTPKPEKKKKDERYTYDPSRANAEVIIRNTTAYPFRVNDKSILCVYCQDLFDDPDIFRHHMDQEHIDFSLKVAFNNLPKSEFIKADLTNLKCRLCTVNFDDLDSAAEHLSSMHKQTLTKDGKLGVMPYYLKRDEYSCAVCDKNFPSLFHLNRHTITHFLSFVCHVCGSSYVASTGLLRHVRSKHQDYEVPCKKCGKKFPTMEAKEKHRRTEKQCMPYCCFKCNERFLDWKTRKRHMEAAHGQSKKVYRCRDCDLTFNNEGTYYDHFKLQHSADCASCKHCGMKFLSLYRLKRHISKHSV; this is encoded by the exons ATGGCAGCGAAAAGTGAATGGCGACCGGGCCCTACAGTGTGTCGGTGTTGTCTTACAGAAGGCTGTTACAAAGATATTTCTACAGAATATTTTTGGATGGGAAAGCGGGAAGTGTATGCAGAAATGTTAAAAGACACCTTGGAAGTtact ATAGCCTATTCCAAGGCTGGTGGTCCGAACAGCAACAGTCGACTCATTTGTGAGTCGTGCATATCCAGGCTCCGTGATGCGACAGAGTTCAAACGGCAGGTGGTGGAGTGCGAGAGGATGTTTATGCAGCACTTGGACCCTGGAAGTTCGAGTGCAGCTATTGAGG CGGAAACAGAGCCAGTGGGGAAGATCAAAGTGGAAGGTGTTAAATTAGAGAAGTCTAACAGCGATGATGACTTTGACAACAGACACGCCTTTGGTGATGACGACGACGATGATGACGATGACC TTGACAATCAACCGCTAACAAAACTTGCGAGTAAAATGCCCACAAAGGAATCCGTAGACCTATTGGATTTGTTGGACAACTCCAAGACGGCGGAGAAGAGGAAGTCTTCTACCAAGGTCAAACCGCCACCACCCAAGAAGGCAAAGAGTAAAGTGGAGCAGGTGAAGGTTAAGCCTTCTGGTAGCAAGCTGACGCCTAAACCtgagaagaagaaaaaag acgaacGGTACACTTACGACCCCTCGCGGGCAAACGCTGAGGTCATCATACGTAACACGACCGCCTACCCTTTCCGGGTCAACGATAAGTCGATACTGTGCGTCTACTGCCAGGACTTGTTCGACGACCCCGACATATTCCGACACCACATGGACCAGGAGCACATTGACTTCAGTCTAAAAGTCGCCTTTAATAACCTACCAAAATCGGAATTCATTAAAGCTGATCTGACGAATTTAAAATGCAGGTTGTGCACTGTCAATTTTGACGATCTCGACTCTGCCGCCGAACACTTGTCGTCGATGCACAAACAGACGTTAACTAAAGATGGGAAACTGGGTGTAATGCCGTACTATTTGAAGCGAGACGAGTACAGTTGCGCGGTGTGCGATAAAAACTTCCCGTCTCTGTTCCATTTGAACCGGCACACGATCACGCATTTCCTAAGTTTCGTCTGTCACGTGTGCGGCAGCAGTTACGTGGCCAGCACGGGACTATTGCGGCATGTGCGCTCCAAGCACCAGGATTACGAAGTGCCGTGCAAAAAATGCGGCAAGAAGTTCCCCACGATGGAAGCGAAGGAGAAACACAGGCGTACAGAGAAACAGTGCATGCCGTATTGCTGTTTCAAATGCAACGAGAGATTCCTGGACTGGAAGACTAGGAAGCGGCATATGGAGGCGGCGCACGGTCAGAGCAAAAAGGTCTACAGGTGCAGAGATTGCGATTTGACGTTCAACAATGAGGGCACTTACTACGACCATTTCAAATTGCAACATTCGGCCGATTGCGCCTCGTGCAAGCATTGCGGTATGAAGTTTTTGTCGCTGTACAGATTGAAACGGCATATATCGAAGCATagcgtttaa